A window of Tautonia plasticadhaerens contains these coding sequences:
- a CDS encoding PHP domain-containing protein: MLLALSLLPIPAPSRAQGEDPIVPADPPARWWKGNLHTHSFWSDGNDFPEMIVDWYRRRDYHFLALSDHNVLSQGARWMDRDEVDRRSGGRAFERYLERFGEHWVETREIDGLSQVRLQPLVEYRALVEQAGRFLLIQGEEITDRFERKPIHMNASNLAERIPPQGGGSVVEVIDNNLKAVEEQAERLGIPILAHLNHPNFGYAITAEELAEAGREQFVEVYNGHPDVHHLGDEHHAPVERMWDIANTLRVAAMGVRPLMGLATDDSHQYFGTEGSSPGRGWIMVRARHLTPESIIDAIEAGDFYASSGVTLRDVRFDREAGVLDVEVEPEPGSSYSVAFVGTRAGVDPTAEPVTDADGKPLGVTGRYTDEIGRVLATVEGTNARYELAGDELYVRAVVTSSLPPDNPSFEGQRRQAWTQPVGWESRIDRPGEAD; this comes from the coding sequence ATGCTGCTCGCGCTGTCGTTGCTGCCGATCCCCGCCCCGAGCCGGGCCCAGGGGGAGGACCCGATCGTCCCCGCCGACCCTCCCGCCCGGTGGTGGAAGGGGAACCTGCACACGCACTCCTTCTGGAGCGACGGCAACGACTTCCCCGAGATGATCGTCGACTGGTATCGCCGCCGCGACTATCACTTCCTCGCCCTCTCCGACCACAACGTCCTCAGCCAGGGGGCCCGCTGGATGGACCGCGACGAGGTCGACCGCCGCTCCGGCGGCCGGGCCTTCGAGCGCTACCTCGAGCGGTTCGGGGAGCACTGGGTCGAGACCCGGGAGATCGACGGCCTCTCCCAGGTCCGGCTCCAGCCCCTGGTCGAATACCGGGCCCTGGTCGAGCAGGCCGGCCGCTTCCTGCTGATCCAGGGCGAGGAGATCACCGACCGCTTCGAGCGCAAGCCGATCCACATGAACGCGAGCAACCTCGCCGAGCGGATCCCGCCGCAGGGGGGCGGCTCGGTCGTCGAGGTGATCGACAACAACCTCAAGGCCGTGGAGGAGCAGGCGGAGCGGCTGGGGATCCCGATCCTCGCCCACCTGAACCACCCGAACTTCGGCTACGCGATCACCGCGGAGGAGCTGGCCGAGGCCGGCCGGGAGCAGTTCGTCGAGGTCTACAACGGGCACCCCGACGTCCACCACCTGGGGGACGAGCACCACGCCCCGGTCGAGCGGATGTGGGACATCGCCAACACCCTCCGGGTCGCCGCCATGGGGGTCCGGCCCCTGATGGGGCTGGCCACCGACGACAGCCACCAGTACTTCGGCACCGAGGGCTCCTCCCCCGGCCGGGGCTGGATCATGGTCCGGGCCCGACACCTCACCCCCGAGTCGATCATCGACGCCATCGAGGCCGGCGACTTCTACGCCTCCAGCGGCGTCACCCTGCGGGACGTCCGATTCGACCGCGAGGCCGGCGTCCTCGACGTCGAGGTCGAGCCCGAGCCGGGGTCCTCGTACTCCGTCGCCTTCGTCGGCACCCGGGCGGGCGTCGACCCGACCGCCGAGCCCGTGACCGACGCGGACGGCAAGCCGCTCGGAGTGACCGGCCGCTACACCGACGAGATCGGCCGGGTGCTCGCCACCGTCGAGGGGACGAACGCCCGCTACGAGCTGGCCGGAGACGAGCTGTACGTCAGGGCTGTCGTCACCTCCAGCCTGCCCCCCGACAACCCCTCGTTCGAGGGCCAGCGCCGGCAGGCCTGGACCCAGCCCGTCGGCTGGGAGTCGAGGATCGACCGCCCCGGCGAAGCCGATTGA
- a CDS encoding response regulator: MDPLRVIVVDDSPVMLRSMARLLVGLPGVQVVARAASGVEALEASGRLRPDLVLIDLAMPGMDGLEASRRHSAASDAPTVILTTVHDLPEYREAALAAGALDLLIKSELGRLLGPALRLVPRRPADGPRPR; encoded by the coding sequence ATGGACCCACTTCGCGTCATCGTCGTGGACGACAGCCCCGTGATGCTCCGGAGCATGGCTCGACTGCTGGTCGGGCTCCCCGGGGTGCAGGTCGTCGCTCGGGCGGCCTCCGGGGTGGAGGCCCTGGAGGCCTCGGGCCGGCTCAGGCCCGATCTCGTCCTGATCGACCTGGCCATGCCCGGGATGGACGGCCTGGAGGCCTCCCGGAGGCACTCCGCCGCCTCCGACGCGCCGACCGTCATCCTGACCACCGTCCACGACCTGCCCGAGTACCGCGAGGCGGCCCTCGCCGCCGGGGCCCTCGACCTGCTGATCAAGTCGGAGCTGGGACGCCTCCTGGGACCGGCCCTCCGGCTCGTGCCCCGACGCCCCGCCGACGGCCCCCGGCCCCGGTGA
- a CDS encoding ECF-type sigma factor encodes MDDVTRILSAIERGDPEAAELLLPLVYDELRRLAARELGRELPGQTLEATALVHEAYLRLVGPSGGGRWENRGHFFAAAAEAMRRILVEAARRKASLKRGGGLDRVDRDPADVAAPGRPEELLAVDEALGLLAEADPQAAELVKLRYFAGLSMADAASVLGLSTRSAERTWAYARAWLRRAIEGTGGPGGGAP; translated from the coding sequence ATGGACGACGTCACGCGCATCCTCTCGGCGATCGAGCGAGGCGACCCGGAGGCGGCCGAGCTGCTCCTGCCGCTGGTCTACGACGAGCTGCGCCGCCTGGCCGCCCGGGAGCTCGGCCGAGAACTCCCCGGCCAGACGCTCGAGGCGACCGCCCTGGTCCATGAGGCCTATCTCCGGCTCGTGGGTCCCTCGGGCGGCGGTCGTTGGGAGAACCGCGGCCATTTCTTCGCCGCCGCGGCCGAGGCGATGCGCCGCATCCTCGTGGAGGCGGCCAGGCGCAAGGCGAGCCTGAAGCGCGGCGGAGGCCTCGACCGGGTCGATCGCGACCCCGCGGACGTGGCTGCCCCGGGTCGGCCCGAGGAGTTGCTCGCCGTGGACGAGGCGCTGGGCCTGCTGGCCGAGGCCGACCCCCAGGCCGCCGAACTGGTCAAGCTCCGCTACTTCGCCGGCCTCTCGATGGCCGACGCGGCCTCGGTCCTGGGCCTCTCGACCCGGTCCGCCGAGCGGACCTGGGCCTATGCCCGTGCCTGGCTGCGACGGGCCATCGAAGGGACCGGCGGCCCGGGCGGGGGCGCTCCCTGA
- a CDS encoding serine/threonine-protein kinase, with amino-acid sequence MNERSIFLAALEITDPAERSSYLDRACAGDPGLRLGVEQLLAAGEGSGVFLERPAVGTTLTAAAPAERPGVRVGPYKLLQQIGEGGMGVVFMAQQEEPVRRTVALKIMRPGMDSRSILARFEAERQALAMMDHPNIARVLDVGATESGSPFFVMELVKGVPITRFCEEQELGLRDRLALFVPVCQAIQHAHQKGVIHRDVKPSNVLVALYDDHPVPKVIDFGVAKATGPKLTDRTLFTAFGSVIGTLEYMSPEQARLNQLDIDTRSDVYALGVLLYELLTGSTPIDRARLASAAFDEVLRLIREEEPDRPSTRLSASRTQPELPAARRVELDRLGQVLRGELDWIVMKALEKDRARRYETANGLARDVQRYLEDEPVEACPPTLGYRLRKVYRRNRAAVAVGSAFVLLLTASAVLATALAVQARRAERRAEAALAEASANEAEAIAQRWAADRERRRAEEERRSSEAVRNFLQTDLLGQASEFTQAETRRLGGEDFEVAADPTVGELLDRAAARLAPERIDARFPGLPSIQAEVLKTVGNSYQLIGRYEEGLDHLRRAVALFAASRGLDDPAALDARHALAEALWMLDRLYEAEAEVEAVIADKARVLGPHHPETANSRILRGALLLASGRLAEAVDDYRALAASTREHLGPDHLYTLWSAVNLAEALSLLGRFDEAIAEMEGILTRFPVRDAPLDHPGVVAAHRVFADIYTRAGRPADADRLLREAIAAAEAGGRRNPAAWAFRNALAWDRIKSGDHAAAIPLFEANLPVENRAHRGAVTREGLAVSLVATGRIDEALVRLLEALEIELALRGDGHRGWWTGKLRVQIGQALLRQGKHAEAEPPLADGYRELSDHAGDQPPWDPNGLAVARRSLIELYNSTGRPDEAHRLEGERIRELEASLERLRREPASNPIALVRAAADLGLALVDAAREEEVVPVFQDALDRIDAAGWPLDEGALRAYARLRLTVSHELAAELAGGVVDRLRRRPDTPHQVLDGEVFALASHILWAGHADRAEPLLRETLATQLELDPDSWQATKRAFFLGTALLRQGKHAEAEPLLLESHEQAVDRLALAPSWETHFPVATAELLVELYTALGRLGGGREMACRAGEAEPRGIGLTVTGRGRSPETPHPGPRMRGRAPRRTGRGGTGRFASPLRQSTGCGGAPARGLGLVLPPFACNN; translated from the coding sequence GTGAACGAGCGGTCCATCTTCCTCGCGGCCTTGGAGATCACCGACCCGGCCGAGCGATCTTCGTACCTGGACCGGGCCTGCGCGGGCGACCCCGGGCTCCGCCTCGGGGTCGAGCAATTGCTGGCCGCGGGCGAGGGGTCGGGCGTCTTCCTGGAGCGGCCGGCCGTCGGGACGACGCTCACGGCCGCCGCCCCGGCCGAGCGGCCCGGCGTCCGCGTCGGCCCGTACAAGCTGCTCCAGCAGATCGGCGAGGGGGGCATGGGCGTCGTCTTCATGGCCCAGCAGGAGGAGCCGGTCCGTCGCACGGTGGCCCTGAAGATCATGAGGCCGGGGATGGACTCCCGGTCGATCCTCGCCCGGTTCGAGGCCGAGCGCCAGGCGCTGGCGATGATGGACCACCCCAACATCGCCCGGGTGCTCGACGTGGGGGCGACCGAGTCCGGCTCGCCGTTCTTCGTCATGGAACTGGTCAAGGGGGTGCCGATCACCCGGTTCTGCGAGGAGCAGGAGCTCGGACTCCGCGACCGGCTGGCGCTGTTCGTCCCCGTCTGCCAGGCGATCCAGCACGCCCACCAGAAGGGGGTGATCCACCGGGACGTCAAGCCGTCGAACGTGCTGGTCGCGCTGTACGACGACCATCCGGTGCCGAAGGTCATCGACTTCGGGGTCGCCAAGGCGACGGGCCCGAAGCTGACGGACAGGACGCTCTTCACCGCGTTCGGTTCGGTCATCGGCACGCTCGAATACATGAGCCCGGAGCAGGCGAGGCTCAACCAGCTGGACATCGACACGAGGTCGGACGTCTACGCCCTGGGCGTGCTGCTGTACGAGCTGCTCACCGGCAGCACGCCGATCGACCGCGCCCGGCTGGCCTCGGCGGCGTTCGACGAGGTGCTCCGGCTGATCCGCGAGGAGGAGCCGGATCGGCCGAGCACCCGGCTGAGCGCGTCGAGGACCCAACCCGAGCTGCCGGCCGCCCGCCGCGTCGAGCTCGATCGCCTCGGCCAGGTCCTGCGGGGGGAGCTGGACTGGATCGTGATGAAGGCGCTGGAGAAGGACCGCGCCCGCCGCTACGAGACGGCCAACGGCCTCGCCCGAGACGTTCAGCGCTACCTGGAAGACGAGCCGGTGGAGGCCTGCCCGCCGACGCTCGGCTATCGGCTCCGCAAGGTCTATCGCCGCAATCGGGCAGCCGTCGCCGTCGGGTCGGCCTTCGTCCTCTTGCTCACCGCCTCGGCCGTGCTGGCGACCGCCCTGGCCGTACAGGCCCGCCGGGCCGAGCGCCGGGCCGAGGCCGCGCTCGCCGAGGCGAGCGCGAACGAGGCGGAGGCGATCGCGCAGCGATGGGCCGCCGACCGGGAGCGCCGCCGAGCCGAGGAGGAGCGGCGGTCGTCCGAGGCCGTCCGGAACTTCCTCCAGACCGACCTGCTCGGCCAGGCCTCGGAGTTCACGCAGGCCGAGACCCGTCGCCTGGGCGGCGAGGACTTCGAGGTGGCCGCGGACCCGACGGTCGGCGAGCTGCTCGACCGCGCCGCCGCCCGGCTCGCCCCCGAGCGGATCGACGCGCGGTTCCCCGGCCTCCCCTCCATCCAGGCCGAGGTCCTCAAGACGGTCGGGAACTCCTACCAGTTGATCGGCCGCTACGAGGAGGGGCTCGACCACCTCCGCCGCGCCGTCGCCCTCTTCGCCGCCTCGCGCGGGCTCGACGACCCGGCGGCGCTCGACGCCCGGCACGCGCTGGCGGAGGCCCTCTGGATGCTCGATCGGCTGTACGAGGCCGAGGCGGAGGTCGAAGCGGTGATCGCGGACAAGGCCCGCGTGCTCGGCCCCCACCACCCCGAGACCGCCAACTCCCGGATCCTCCGGGGGGCCCTGTTGCTCGCCTCGGGGCGACTCGCCGAGGCCGTCGACGACTACCGCGCCCTCGCAGCCTCGACCCGGGAGCACCTGGGGCCCGACCACCTCTACACCCTCTGGTCGGCCGTCAACCTGGCGGAGGCGCTCTCCCTCCTCGGGCGCTTCGACGAGGCGATCGCCGAGATGGAGGGGATCCTGACGCGGTTCCCGGTCCGCGACGCCCCCCTCGATCACCCGGGCGTCGTGGCCGCCCACCGGGTGTTCGCCGACATCTACACCCGGGCTGGCCGCCCGGCCGACGCGGACCGGCTCCTTCGGGAGGCGATCGCCGCGGCCGAGGCCGGTGGCCGGCGCAATCCGGCCGCCTGGGCCTTTCGCAACGCACTCGCCTGGGACCGGATCAAGTCCGGCGACCATGCCGCGGCAATCCCGTTGTTCGAGGCCAACCTCCCCGTCGAGAACCGGGCCCACCGCGGGGCCGTCACCCGCGAGGGCCTCGCCGTCAGCCTCGTCGCCACCGGCCGCATCGACGAGGCCCTCGTCCGGCTCCTCGAGGCGTTGGAGATCGAGCTGGCCCTCCGCGGCGACGGCCACCGGGGCTGGTGGACCGGCAAGCTTCGCGTCCAGATCGGCCAGGCCCTGCTCAGGCAGGGGAAGCACGCCGAGGCCGAGCCTCCTCTCGCCGACGGATACCGCGAGCTGTCCGACCACGCGGGCGACCAACCCCCCTGGGACCCGAACGGGCTCGCCGTCGCCCGACGCTCGCTGATCGAGCTCTACAACTCCACCGGCCGGCCCGATGAGGCCCATCGGCTGGAGGGCGAACGCATCCGGGAGCTGGAGGCGAGCCTGGAACGGCTCCGACGGGAGCCGGCCTCGAATCCGATCGCCCTGGTCCGGGCCGCCGCCGACCTCGGCCTGGCGCTCGTCGACGCCGCTCGAGAGGAGGAGGTCGTCCCCGTCTTCCAGGACGCCCTCGATCGGATCGATGCCGCGGGTTGGCCCCTGGACGAGGGCGCCCTCCGGGCCTACGCCCGCCTCCGACTGACGGTCTCCCACGAGCTGGCCGCCGAGCTGGCTGGAGGGGTCGTCGACCGGCTGAGGAGACGACCCGACACCCCGCACCAGGTCCTCGACGGCGAGGTGTTCGCCCTCGCCTCCCACATCCTCTGGGCCGGTCACGCCGACCGGGCCGAGCCGCTCCTCCGGGAGACGCTGGCGACCCAGCTCGAGCTTGACCCCGACTCCTGGCAGGCGACCAAGCGGGCGTTCTTCCTCGGCACCGCCCTGCTCAGGCAGGGGAAGCACGCCGAGGCCGAGCCGCTGCTGCTCGAGAGCCACGAGCAGGCGGTCGACCGACTCGCCCTCGCCCCGAGCTGGGAGACGCATTTCCCCGTCGCCACCGCCGAGCTGCTGGTCGAGCTCTACACCGCCCTCGGCCGGCTGGGGGGAGGCCGAGAAATGGCGTGCCGAGCAGGTGAGGCGGAGCCCCGGGGAATAGGGCTCACCGTCACCGGCCGGGGGCGCAGTCCGGAGACACCCCACCCGGGCCCCCGCATGAGGGGGAGGGCTCCTCGAAGGACCGGCAGGGGAGGCACCGGGCGGTTCGCCTCCCCGTTGAGGCAATCAACAGGATGTGGTGGGGCGCCCGCACGAGGGCTTGGCCTTGTCCTTCCCCCATTCGCCTGCAACAATTAA
- a CDS encoding PAS domain-containing sensor histidine kinase: MIHAPIPVILLAEDGEILLVNRAWTELTGYGVEELRTLADWTDRAYGERSGEYQRHITTLFDLGRNPPEPDARVRIRDGSERIWSFSSAALGRLPDGRRLLMRMALDVTDRRRAEDELRVSEERFRALADSAPDGIFIHARRRFSYVNPMASGLFGAGDPGELIGTPILDRFRPEDREAMVELSRRAVDEGRPVGLRELTILRPGGGTLEVEPSAAPFPLDGDDAGLVFVRDIRDRRRVEQALETTTARLRELNRHVLEVQEAERRHLSRELHDEIGQTLTAIKLDVQSARLRPETREERLEDAVALLDGALGQVRDLALDLRPSILDDLGLVPALGWYVERFRARSGIEGEFSCEPPEIRVDPSVATACFRGVQEALTNVGRHSGAGRFSVALRGHPEGLELEVRDDGEGFDPGRLPPRRGLGLVGMRERVEQAGGRLEVASSPGSGTGVRLSFPPRGASDGRGAAS; this comes from the coding sequence GTGATCCACGCGCCGATCCCGGTGATCCTCCTCGCCGAGGACGGCGAAATCCTGCTGGTCAACCGGGCCTGGACCGAGCTGACCGGCTACGGCGTCGAGGAGCTGAGGACCCTCGCCGACTGGACCGACCGGGCCTACGGCGAGCGGTCCGGGGAGTATCAGCGTCACATCACGACCCTCTTCGACCTGGGCCGCAATCCCCCCGAGCCGGACGCGAGGGTCCGGATCCGGGACGGTTCGGAGCGGATCTGGAGCTTCAGCTCCGCCGCCCTGGGCCGGCTGCCCGACGGCCGGAGGCTCCTGATGCGGATGGCGCTCGACGTGACCGATCGGCGCCGGGCCGAGGACGAGCTGCGGGTCAGCGAGGAGCGGTTCCGGGCGCTGGCCGACTCGGCACCCGACGGGATCTTCATCCATGCCCGTCGCCGCTTCTCGTACGTCAACCCGATGGCCTCGGGCCTCTTCGGGGCGGGGGATCCCGGGGAGCTGATCGGGACGCCGATCCTCGACCGCTTCCGGCCCGAGGATCGCGAGGCGATGGTCGAGCTGTCCCGGCGGGCGGTGGACGAGGGCCGGCCCGTCGGCCTCCGGGAGCTGACGATCCTCCGGCCGGGCGGCGGGACGCTCGAGGTTGAGCCCTCCGCCGCCCCGTTCCCCCTGGACGGGGACGACGCGGGGCTGGTCTTCGTGCGCGACATCCGGGACCGGAGGCGGGTCGAGCAGGCGCTCGAGACCACGACGGCCCGGCTCCGGGAACTGAATCGGCACGTGCTGGAGGTCCAGGAGGCCGAGCGGAGGCACCTCTCCCGGGAGCTGCACGACGAGATCGGCCAGACCCTGACGGCCATCAAGCTCGACGTGCAGTCCGCCCGGTTGCGGCCCGAGACCCGGGAGGAGCGGCTGGAGGACGCCGTGGCGTTGCTGGACGGCGCCCTGGGCCAGGTGCGCGACCTCGCCCTGGACCTCCGCCCCTCGATCCTCGACGACCTGGGCCTGGTCCCGGCGCTGGGGTGGTACGTCGAGCGGTTCCGGGCCCGGAGCGGCATCGAGGGCGAATTCTCCTGCGAGCCGCCGGAGATCCGAGTCGACCCGTCGGTGGCGACGGCCTGCTTCCGGGGCGTCCAGGAGGCGTTGACCAACGTCGGCCGGCACTCCGGGGCCGGCCGGTTTTCCGTCGCCCTGCGGGGGCACCCCGAGGGCCTGGAACTGGAGGTCCGGGACGACGGCGAGGGGTTCGACCCCGGCCGGCTGCCCCCCCGTCGGGGGCTCGGCCTGGTCGGGATGCGGGAGCGGGTCGAGCAGGCCGGCGGCCGGTTGGAGGTCGCGTCGAGCCCCGGCTCGGGGACCGGCGTGCGGCTCTCCTTCCCGCCCCGGGGAGCTTCCGACGGGCGGGGGGCCGCGTCATGA
- a CDS encoding response regulator: MIPIRVLVVDDHDLFRAGVRATLRGIEEIRVTDDVSSAEEAIRRIEADPPDILLADISMKGMTGLELAERVRRDFPAIRVIILSMHAAREYAVQALRSGASGYLLKDAAVEELERAIRAVARGESYLSTVISGHLVADYARLASRGEAEDGPLTARQREVLRLIAEGMTTKAIARRLEVSIKTVDTHRSQIMDRLGIRDIAGLVRYAVRVGLVSPGE; the protein is encoded by the coding sequence ATGATCCCGATCCGAGTCCTCGTGGTCGACGACCACGACCTGTTCCGGGCCGGGGTCCGGGCCACCCTGCGGGGGATCGAGGAGATCCGGGTCACCGACGACGTTTCCTCGGCGGAGGAGGCCATCCGCCGGATCGAGGCGGATCCCCCGGACATCCTCCTTGCCGACATCTCGATGAAGGGGATGACCGGCCTGGAACTGGCCGAGCGCGTCCGGCGCGACTTCCCGGCGATCCGGGTGATCATCCTCTCGATGCACGCGGCCCGGGAGTACGCGGTGCAGGCGCTCCGCAGCGGGGCGTCCGGCTACCTGCTCAAGGACGCCGCGGTGGAGGAGCTGGAGCGGGCGATCCGGGCGGTCGCCCGGGGCGAGTCGTACCTGAGCACGGTGATCTCCGGCCACCTGGTGGCCGACTACGCCCGGCTGGCCTCCCGGGGGGAGGCGGAGGATGGGCCGCTCACCGCCCGGCAGCGCGAGGTCCTCCGGCTGATCGCCGAGGGGATGACGACCAAGGCGATCGCCCGACGGCTGGAGGTGAGCATCAAGACCGTCGACACGCACCGTTCCCAGATCATGGACCGCCTGGGGATCCGGGACATCGCCGGCTTGGTCCGCTATGCCGTCCGGGTCGGCCTGGTCTCCCCCGGCGAGTGA
- a CDS encoding class I SAM-dependent methyltransferase, translating into MAGIGPAPHAFGPAARSGRTSPGLATRLRLTLKYWLWPGINWVSRDKAAVVKMLQHGTPEAPVRTLDCGCGNAYFAFEAARRGASCLGITIHDWERRSCEEMAEFLGPIGEAMEFRVQRLDDLARDPGAVGSFDQILLFDVIEHIRDDRAALLQLRELLNDDGLVYISTPDRDYQGNADHLRVTRTEDGWHVRNGYTLGQLERLVEECGLEPVDHLRFGTLGTTLVTRIQHKVFRSAILPLTVLTFPLLKLIAWLGSPWADRHTIFVLARKRADAELAARR; encoded by the coding sequence ATGGCCGGCATCGGACCCGCCCCCCACGCCTTCGGCCCGGCCGCCCGGTCGGGCCGCACGTCGCCGGGCCTGGCGACCCGGCTGCGGTTGACCCTGAAGTACTGGCTCTGGCCGGGGATCAACTGGGTCAGCCGGGACAAGGCGGCCGTGGTGAAGATGCTCCAGCACGGCACCCCCGAGGCCCCGGTCCGCACGCTCGACTGCGGCTGCGGCAACGCCTACTTCGCCTTCGAGGCCGCCCGCCGGGGCGCCTCCTGCCTGGGGATCACGATCCACGACTGGGAACGCCGCTCCTGCGAGGAGATGGCCGAGTTCCTCGGCCCGATCGGCGAGGCGATGGAGTTCCGCGTCCAGCGGCTCGACGACCTGGCCCGGGATCCCGGGGCGGTCGGGTCGTTCGACCAGATCCTGCTCTTCGACGTGATCGAGCACATCCGGGACGACCGGGCCGCGCTGCTCCAGCTCCGGGAGCTGCTCAATGACGACGGGCTCGTCTACATCAGCACCCCCGACCGCGACTACCAGGGGAACGCCGACCACCTGCGGGTGACCCGGACCGAGGACGGCTGGCACGTCCGCAACGGGTACACGCTGGGACAGCTCGAACGGCTGGTCGAGGAGTGCGGGCTGGAACCGGTCGACCACCTCCGATTCGGCACCCTGGGCACGACGCTCGTGACCCGGATCCAGCACAAGGTCTTCCGATCGGCGATCCTGCCGCTGACGGTGCTGACCTTCCCGCTCCTGAAGCTGATCGCCTGGCTCGGCTCGCCGTGGGCCGATCGCCACACGATCTTCGTGCTGGCGAGGAAGCGGGCCGACGCCGAGCTGGCGGCCCGGCGCTGA